The Gemmatimonas aurantiaca genomic sequence CGATCGAGATGATCGTCGCCAAGATCCAGCGACGATTGCTGCAGCGTGCGGCGGTGATCGCAACCTCCTCGGCGTCCCCGGCCGTGTCCGGTTCGACCTGACCCCTGCATGAACCCCGCTCCGCCAGCCACAGACCGCATTCTCGTCGTCGACGATGAACCCGAAATCGTCGCCCTCGTCGCCTACCATCTGGCCAAGGCGGGCTATCGGGTGGCCACCGCCGCCTCCGGCCCCGACGCGCTGGAAGTGGCGAGACGGGAACGTCCGTCGCTCATCGTGCTCGATCTCATGCTGCCCGGCATGTCGGGCTTCGATGTGCTCGAACAACTCCGCACCGACGACAGCACCCGCGACGTTGCCGTCCTGATGCTCACCGCCCGACGCGAGGAACCCGATCGCATCCGCGGACTTTCACTGGGCGCCGACGACTATCTCACCAAGCCGTTCTCGCCGGCGGAGTTGGTGCTCCGGGTCGGCGCGATTCTGCGGCGCACCGGTTCAGCCACACCGGTGAGCGCCGATACGCTGGTCATCGGTCCGCTGCACATCGATCGGGCGGCCATGACGGTGAAGGTGGACGGACAGGACGTGGAACTCACGCCCACCGAGTTCAAACTGCTGCTCACCCTGGCCGAACGACGCGGCCGTGTGCAGGGCCGCGGGCATCTGCTCGAAACCGTGTGGGAAGCGGCGCCCGACATCCAGACACGCACGGTGGACATGCACGTGCAGCGTCTGCGGTCGAAGCTGGGCGCGGCCGGGGAGTTGATCGAGACCGTGCGCGGCTTCGGATATCGCCTGCGGGCGAGCGCGCCGCGCCTCGTGTGACCGGGCGCGCGGTCCGCATCGATCTTCGTCTTCACGCCCACCTGTTCACGTGAAACTCACGCAGCGCATCGTCCTCAACGCCTTCGTCGTCGCGACGGTGCTGATGGCGATCGTGCTGGTGGCCGTGGAGCGACGGGTCACCGAGCGTGTCCGCGCCGAAGGGCCGGCGGTGCCTTCGTCCACCGCATCGCAGGCCACCGACGAGATGCTGGCGGCCATCCGCCGCGACATCGTCATTGCCGGCATTGCCGCGCTGCTGGTGGGTGTCGTCCTGGCGCAGGTGCTCGCGCGTCCGGTGGCACGGCCCATCGAGGAACTACGCGACGTGGCGCGTGGACTCGCGGCCGGCGATCTCACCCAGCGCCCGTCGCACACCATTGCGGGTGGTGAAGTGGGCGACCTGGCCGACGCACTGCGCCGACTGGCCGAACAGCTCGACGCCCGCCTGCAGTTGCTGCAGGCTGAGGAGGCGCTGCTTGTGGCGCTCACCGAATCGCTGAACGAAGGGGTCGTGGCGGTGGACGAGCGCCAGCGTGTCGTGCGCATCAACGGTACCGCGCGACAATTGCTGCGTCTCAAGGAGGCGGTGCCCTTCCCTGCCGATTATCTCCCACGGGATCGCACGCTCCGGGATGCGCTGGCGTCGGCGCTCTCCGGAACGGATGTGGCGCCGGGAGAAGTGCGCGTCGACGATCGCACCCTCTCCCTCACCGCGCGCCCGCTGCCCGACGGGGGCGCGGTGCTCGCGTTGTACGATCTCACGCCGGTGCGGCGACTCGAGGCCGTGCGACGTGACTTTGTCGCGAACGTGTCACACGAACTGCGCACCCCACTCACCGTGATCGGTGGATTCGTGGAGACGTTGCAGGACGAACAGTTGCCGGCCGAATTGCGCGGGGAGTTTCTGCAGATGATGGACGCCAGTGTGCGTCGCATGCAGCGCATCGTGGACGACCTGCTCGATCTCTCGCGGATCGAATCGGGCGGCTGGTTGCCCAATCCGATCGATCTCGACATGGCCTCCCTGGCCACGGAGATCCTGGCGCCTCTGCAGCTCCCCGCGCGGAACAAGGGCGTGGTGCTCGACACCGAGATCGCGCCGGGCGCCGAGCGGATCTATGCCGATCCTACCGCGGCCCGGCAGATCCTGAGCAACCTCGCGGAGAATGCGCTGCGTCATACCTCGACGGGCCGCGTGACCCTCGTGGCCACCCCAGGAGACGGTGGCACATGGATCGGTGTGCGCGACACCGGCGTGGGCATCGGCGCCGAACATCTGCCGCGCATCTTCGAGCGATTCTACCGGGCCGACCCCGCGCGTTCGCGTGAGGCCGGCGGCACCGGGCTGGGCTTGTCCATCGTGCGGCATCTCGCCGAAGCCCACGGAGGACGCGTCCGGGCCGAGAGTACCGTGAATGTGGGGACCACCATTCAGGCGTGGTTGCCCCGGTTCGACGCGGAGCAACGAGCGGGCTTGCCGGGCTGAACGAGGACGCCCCGCAGGCGCGGTACCGGCGGGCGACGCTACGCCAAGAGAAGCCGGCGGCCCTTTGGCTCCGGCACCACACGACCCGATTCGCGGGCCACGTCGATCCAGAGTGCGATCGCCATTTGCGCCTCACTGACGGCCGCCGTCGGGGTCGGGCCATGCGCCATGCATCCGGGTAGCTCTGGCACATCGACGACGAACGCCGCGTCCTCTGCACTCCAGTAGACGATCAACTCGTACTTGTACTCGCCCATATTCCTCACGCCTCGTCGGTCGGTTCGATCACGTCAACGTACCGGCAAGTTCAGGCACCTGCCACTCGAGGAACCAACATTCATCCCGCTGGTATCCTGCAGTTCATCCCGCTGTTCATCCTGCCGGTATCGCCGCCGCAGGCGGCCACTCAACGCCCGTAGTTCGCCCCCAACTCGCCGATCCGGTCCGTCTCCAAACCTCCCCGGAGGCGCCGTTACTCCGACCGGCCCCGCGCGGCCCTGTGTTACTCCGCCTGCCGCCTCGGCCGGCGGCCCGCGAAGGCCTCGGCAATGAGCCGCGGCAGCATCACACCGGCCGGCCCTTCGATGGGCAGAATGGACGGGCCCTTGCGCTGTCCTTCCATGGACGGATTGACCACGATCACCGTGGCGCCGTGCGTGGCCGCGATCCACGGCAGCGAAGCCGCTGGTTCGACGATGTTGGAGGTCCCCACGGAAAGGAACACGTCGCAGGCCACCGCCGCATCACGCGCCGCGCCAAAGGGCCCCATCGGTAGCGACTCCCCGAACCACACCACATCCGGACGCATGAGTGCGCCGCAGGTCGGGCAACGGGGCACTTCCGTGGAGGCCTCTTCCGGCGCCGGCACACTGCCCGGACAGCCGCCGCTGCAGCGGATGTGCATGAGCGAACCATGCAGGCGGATGGGATCGCGCACGCCCGACCGCTCGTGCAGATCGTCCACGTTCTGGGTGACGATGGTACAGTGCGCCACCCGCAGCGCGAGATTGAGCAGCGCCGCATGCCCCGGATTGGGCTGGGCCGCGCGGATCATGGCCCGCCGCATGGCATACCACTGCCACACCCGGGACGGGTGCTGGGCGAACGCCTGGGGGGTGGCCAGCTCCTGTGCGGAAAACCGGGCCCAGAGCCCCGTCTGCGCCTCCCGGAACGTGGGGATGCCACTCTCCGCGGAAATGCCGGCGCCCGTCAGCACGCAGACGTGCTCCGCCGATCGGAGGGCCTTGGCCGCGACGGAGAGGGCTTCGGCACGGGTCTGAGGGTCCGTGGGCGGTGGAGACGCCACGCGGCGTCGATGCAGGGTC encodes the following:
- a CDS encoding type II toxin-antitoxin system HicB family antitoxin gives rise to the protein MGEYKYELIVYWSAEDAAFVVDVPELPGCMAHGPTPTAAVSEAQMAIALWIDVARESGRVVPEPKGRRLLLA
- a CDS encoding response regulator transcription factor, producing MNPAPPATDRILVVDDEPEIVALVAYHLAKAGYRVATAASGPDALEVARRERPSLIVLDLMLPGMSGFDVLEQLRTDDSTRDVAVLMLTARREEPDRIRGLSLGADDYLTKPFSPAELVLRVGAILRRTGSATPVSADTLVIGPLHIDRAAMTVKVDGQDVELTPTEFKLLLTLAERRGRVQGRGHLLETVWEAAPDIQTRTVDMHVQRLRSKLGAAGELIETVRGFGYRLRASAPRLV
- a CDS encoding NAD-dependent deacylase, which gives rise to MASPPPTDPQTRAEALSVAAKALRSAEHVCVLTGAGISAESGIPTFREAQTGLWARFSAQELATPQAFAQHPSRVWQWYAMRRAMIRAAQPNPGHAALLNLALRVAHCTIVTQNVDDLHERSGVRDPIRLHGSLMHIRCSGGCPGSVPAPEEASTEVPRCPTCGALMRPDVVWFGESLPMGPFGAARDAAVACDVFLSVGTSNIVEPAASLPWIAATHGATVIVVNPSMEGQRKGPSILPIEGPAGVMLPRLIAEAFAGRRPRRQAE
- a CDS encoding ATP-binding protein, which encodes MKLTQRIVLNAFVVATVLMAIVLVAVERRVTERVRAEGPAVPSSTASQATDEMLAAIRRDIVIAGIAALLVGVVLAQVLARPVARPIEELRDVARGLAAGDLTQRPSHTIAGGEVGDLADALRRLAEQLDARLQLLQAEEALLVALTESLNEGVVAVDERQRVVRINGTARQLLRLKEAVPFPADYLPRDRTLRDALASALSGTDVAPGEVRVDDRTLSLTARPLPDGGAVLALYDLTPVRRLEAVRRDFVANVSHELRTPLTVIGGFVETLQDEQLPAELRGEFLQMMDASVRRMQRIVDDLLDLSRIESGGWLPNPIDLDMASLATEILAPLQLPARNKGVVLDTEIAPGAERIYADPTAARQILSNLAENALRHTSTGRVTLVATPGDGGTWIGVRDTGVGIGAEHLPRIFERFYRADPARSREAGGTGLGLSIVRHLAEAHGGRVRAESTVNVGTTIQAWLPRFDAEQRAGLPG